Genomic window (Acidimicrobiales bacterium):
TGCGCGAAAGCGCCCGCTCCTTCTAACTTCGCTGGGTACGCTTTCTGCATGGCCCGTCCCGCCGAGCGCTTCGATAACGATCCCGTGGTCGTCCTCATCGAGGACGAGGAGCCGACGATGACGTTCGACGAGTGGCTCGATGTCATCGCTACAGACGAACCCGTCGACCTGGGCACGAGTGCCGCGGAGCTTCTTCGTGAGGCTCGGGAGGCAGGCGAGGTTTGACTACGCCGGTCGTCGTCGACGCCTCTGCGGGCGTCGAGGTGCTCCTGGGGACCGAACGGGGAAAGTCGTTGGTCGCACGCGTTCCTCGGCCGGTGGTCGAGTGGGTGCCCGAGATCTACTTCGCGGAAGTGGCGGCGGCACTCCGACGTGCGGAGATGCACGGGAGGCTGTCAGGCGCTCGTGCTGCTGTGGCACTCGACCGACTCCTGGCGGCGCCGGTCCGACGCGTCCAGGTCCGATCGCTGCTGGACGAGGCGTGGGCGCTCCGTCACAACGTTGTCGTGAACGACGCGCTCTACGTCGTACTCGCCCGCCACCTCGGCGCTCCGTTGGTGACGGCGGACGTAGCACTCGCCCGAGCGCCCTCCTTGGGAGTCGAAGTGATCACCCCGTAGGCAGGGAGAGTGGCGGCCTGGTGACGAGCATGGGCCGGTTCGTCCAATGACAACCCAGGTCCACAACCAGTCATTGCTCGAACCGGGCACTTCGCGGCTGGGGTGCGGCCGGTTACTCGATGGGCAGGCGACGAACCCGCACGCGGTCGTCGCCAATGACGACCACCGCCCCCGCATCGAGGTCCACCTCGAACTGATCGAGGTTCTCCAGAAGGAGCGCCGCCTGCCTGTCGGGACGTCTGGTCACGGCGCCTCGGAACAAGACGATGCTCGGCAGGTGCGAGCCCGCTCGGGTGACCAGTTCTCCGAAGTCCGTGTCCAGCGTGACGAGTACCCGGCCGGCTCCCACCGCGGCGTCGACGACGGCGGGATCAGGGGCGCCTCGCAAGCCGAGATCATGAAGGTGGATCACGTCGTGCCCCGCAGCAAGGAGCGGCTGTTTCACGAGAGGCGAGACGCTCTCGTCGAGCAGGAACTTCAAGCGCCTCGCCGGAGCGGGAGCTCACGCTCGCGGACGGCCTCCGCGGCGTACTCCAGCGCCTCCTGGATGTCGTCCGCCTCCAGGTACGGATAGGCGTCGAGGATCTCGTGCGGCGTCATCCCCTCGGCGAGCATGCCGACGACCGTGGCCACAGGGACGCGGGTTCCGCGGATGCAGGGAACGCCGCCCATGATCTGGTGATCGACGGAGATGCGTTCAAACGGCACGCTGTCATGGTACGTGGCGCGGCCGCAGCCGACCGCGGAGTTCGGCTACGGCACAACCAGGGCACGACCAGCTACCACGAGTGACTGGTTCGTCCAATGACAACCCAGGTCCACTGGGCTCGTGACCTGCGGTTCCCGCGGGTTTCTCAGTCTTTGTTTCGCACCTCACCCACTGCATCTGCGGGTTCTGCCGGGTGGATTCCCGGAGGATTAGGTGGGCTCGACCTCGCCCGAGCACGTCGGCTCAGCGGTCGAGACGTACCGCGACAACCGTCGGGATTCGGAGATTCAGCCGCGGTTCGTCGGCGTCAGGCGCGTCGATGACCACAGCGCCTGCGGCATCCAACGCGTCGAGGACCCCGGCCGCGAGAGCGAGGGCGTGGGCCTCGCCCGGGCAGCGGTGACGACCGGCGCCGAATGGCAGCGGCGGATCGGCGGCCTCGAGGCCGACGGCGCGGTGGTCTCCAGCCGGCGTCACGCGCATCGTGCGAACCACCGTCACGGGCGGCGGCCCGGCGGCAGCCCGGAGGGCGTTGCCTATGAGCCCGGCGGTGGCGTCCATGGCCTGAAAGAGGAGGGCGACCACGTTCACGGCTTCGTCGGTGTCGACGTCGTGGTCGAGCCCGAGGAGCCCTGCGAGTTCGCGGACCTCCGGCCACCCACAGCTCGGGCTCGATCCCTCGGGAGGCGCCAGGGCGAGGCACAGCCGACGGGTGGCGGCGACGGCGGTATCGGGGTCCGCCGCCCCCAAGGCGGCGGCCAGTACGGCCACCGGCACGGTCCGCGCCAGCTCGGACATGATCTCGACCTCATCACGGCCGGCGATCTTCGCCGCAGTACATCGGCGTGCTGCCCCGCGAAGCTGGGCGGGATCGAGCATCGCCAGCCGAGAGTCGGCGATTGCGCGCCGTCGCGAGTGCTCGTCGCCCTCCGAGAACCGGGCCATTCCGGCCTG
Coding sequences:
- a CDS encoding type II toxin-antitoxin system VapC family toxin, with amino-acid sequence MTTPVVVDASAGVEVLLGTERGKSLVARVPRPVVEWVPEIYFAEVAAALRRAEMHGRLSGARAAVALDRLLAAPVRRVQVRSLLDEAWALRHNVVVNDALYVVLARHLGAPLVTADVALARAPSLGVEVITP
- a CDS encoding DUF5615 family PIN-like protein, translating into MKFLLDESVSPLVKQPLLAAGHDVIHLHDLGLRGAPDPAVVDAAVGAGRVLVTLDTDFGELVTRAGSHLPSIVLFRGAVTRRPDRQAALLLENLDQFEVDLDAGAVVVIGDDRVRVRRLPIE
- a CDS encoding DUF433 domain-containing protein; the encoded protein is MPFERISVDHQIMGGVPCIRGTRVPVATVVGMLAEGMTPHEILDAYPYLEADDIQEALEYAAEAVRERELPLRRGA